The Odocoileus virginianus isolate 20LAN1187 ecotype Illinois unplaced genomic scaffold, Ovbor_1.2 Unplaced_Scaffold_7, whole genome shotgun sequence DNA segment TTCAAGGGCCAGGAAGAaccccttccttcctgcctcagaAAGAGATCTCTCTGGGCTTTATCCAAGATGCAAAAGGACACCTCACAGTAATGATTTATTTCAGACCTTCCCATCAACCTCATCACACATTGCCTGTAAGTCTGAGGGCTGCCACCAACCAGCCTCATCATGATCACCTCCCACAGAAGGAACCCAGCTTTCCAAAGCCCCAAACAGCCCTGGCTCAGGCACTGACACTTGAGTGCTCCTCCTGGAGCCCCACCACCCCTTGTGTTGCCTTGTTGTGTGGGACTAGAAGACATCTCTCCATCTTCCTCATGTGACTGCAGCTCCTACACCATCGCTCTAGGTGTGGGGGGTGTTCTGCTTCTCCTACTGTCCCCACTGCTAACACGGCCTTCCACAGAGCAGAGGCTCCATAAAGGTCTTCGGAATAAATGTGCCAGTGAACAGGGAGCTCAGATGAACTGTCTGCTACTTTCTTAAATAACCCAGGCAAAtccaaataaacagagatcatttagTTTTGGAGAATGGCACACAAGAAGGGCAAAAGCATGAATTCACTACAATTACTTTTATCATCTAATTCTTCCCCCATCAATACTACTGCTCAGTAAGCTCACGTTTCCAAAACAGTCCTAATTCCAATTCCATTGTATTCTGTTCAGGAccacaaaacaaaatggaaaacttcCCAATCTCTTTTATAAAACAGCAAAACTTTTGTTCTTCAACCGGGTAAGCATAAACACATTATGATCAATGTCATTCACAAAGCTGAGACACTGAAGTTTATTTAGGCTTCCATTAAAACAATTCAAGCTTGACAATTTtctaaaggaaacaaatgaatCTGCCTGTCATCATAAGGAACAGGAACTCAAAGACACTACACACTGGTTCCCCCAACTGGCCTGGGCCCTCTCTTCTGAGAAGGCTGACTACCCCCTCTTCAATCACAGAGGGAAGGATCAATCTGGCTGCTGCTCTGgctcaggcctccttgtccttcctcctcccttgCAGCCTCTGCAAACTGGAGCAGGAAGGACCTTCAAGCCCTTTGTCTGACCCTGAGCACAAATGCCATGACTTTCCACTTGCTGGTCTCTGCATAGGCCCGGGGACCCCACAGGAACTTGTAGTGAGCAGGATCACTGTCAGGCACCTGCCGGTACTCCAGGTATCCCTCCTGCACCCACACTTGGGACAGCAGCTCCTTGGGCTCCCCAAAGATGGAGTGCTCCCTCCCAACACACACCCCCATCCTGCTGAGTGCTCCCCAGACCACCTCCTCAGGGGTGGGGTCTCCATTCCTCATGATCAGGCTGAGGACCAGCACCAGGAGGCCGGCCTTGGGCAGGCCCTGCCCACCGCTCAGCATCACATCACAGGTGAGGCCCAGGGCAGGGATCATAGCGTAGGTGTCCACCCTGGGGTATACCACCGTCACCTCCACGCCAAAGACCAGCTGCAGGCACTCCGAGGCTTGTCTGAAGATCACCGGGAAGTGCTCCTGGTTATCCTTGAGGACCTTCTCCAACATTTCTGCCTGGGAGGTCTGTTCCTTGGCTCGATACTTGAGGAGCAGGAAGTTCATCAGGTTAGTTATCATCTCCTTCAGAGCTTCCTGGGGCAAGGCCTCCCCAGGGGCTGAGGAGGACACTGTGGGGGAGGAGGCTGAGGGGGATGCAGCTTCCCCCACCTCAGCCTCCAAGAGCTGCACCTCCACTGGGCCCTGGGCCTTGCCTGGGCCCTGAAGGTCTTCCTCAGGCTTGCTCAGCTCACTCATCTCCATCAGGAGCATGATGCCTGTGATCAAACCCGATAGGAGTGAGACAGGGGGACAGATGGGGACCACGGGGCTTAGGGGAGGAGGGCGTGTGAATGGCCTGGGCTGAGAACTGCACTGCCCCTGTGGTCAGTGCATAGAGGCCAGGCAGGACATGAGGAGCAGCTGAGGACCAAGCATCTCCCCAGGCTAGAACCCACAGGAGGCCCTGGCAGTCTGATATAGGCCAGTTACAGGTCTCCCTTTGAGGGGTTCACTCAGACCTCACAGGGGTGCTTATCCTGGGTGGCCAGTCCCCTGGCTACCTGAAGGAAGAAGTGAAGTGGCTCCCCAGGGTAAAGTCAGCACAGCCCGAGATTTCTAGCACTGACAGAGTGGGGGCAATTAGGGCCTTCTGGGGTCCCCTCTATTCTGGGATGGGGAGCCCCACTCAGGGCACCCTCCTCACCTTCACTCCTGATACTGCCTGGACCTCCTCTGCTCTCTGACCTCAGGACATGGGCCTCAGACCTCCGCCTTTgcctcctgggccctggagcTCCTGTGAGAGAAATTATGGGGACACCTTAGGGGTAGAGTGTGGTACAGCCCTGGGTCTTTTGTGCTGGAAGGAGGGGTGGACTCTGTGAGGGCCCCCAGTTGTGGGGTGGGAAGTCCCCCCGGGGCTCCCTTGTAGTTCTCCCCTTCCCCCTGGCACGGCCTGGACCCTCCCCTTTGGGGGTCTGCAGGGTAACTCAGAACAAGATCCGTGTCTGTACAGAAAGCACTGAGGGGCCCCACATGTGGCCACACCTGCCCAGGGCCTCTCGGGGGTTCTAGGCTGGGGAGATGCTTGGTCCTCAGCTGCTCCTCATGTCCCACCTGGCCTCCAAGCACTGACCACTGGGCAGGCATCTGCTCAGTCCGGGGAGTCCAGCCTCTGCCAGCCAGAAGCCTCTGCCCTCCGCCCAAAAACCTCACATCCCAAGGTACTTAAGCCAGATGTCAAAAACCCTCTCACCCTGCTCACCCCGATCTAAGACCTCCAAGAGCCCCCACAAGGGCCAGGATCCCTCCCTTCGTGTTGGGGGTCTAACCGCCTCAGTCCTTCCTCGCGTGGAGCCTGGACTTCAGCAGCACCCGGGACTGTCCGGTCCGCCATTTTGAGACCCTGCAGCTCTCACGAGGTCCTCAGTCTCTCTGAGACCGGCATGCCAGGAAGTCAGACAGGCCGAGTATGCTTTTCTTTACCCCAAGGGCTTCCAGAGCCAACTACAGGGGTGGGGATCTGTGGGGTTCTGTCGGTCCTCCCGCAGGGACCCCTCAGTCCTCCTTCAGGCACCTCACCTTGCCTCCGCGCAGGACCTGGATTCTTGCCTCTCCGCAACTGAAGCCCCGCCCCTTATACCAGGACCCCAGTCTCTTGAAGACCCGGATGTCAGGAAGTCAGCTGCATGCCTGTGGCGCTCATCCTGCCCCCACGGTTGCCCTGGACTGAAAAAAGAGATGGGCTTCTCTGAGGTCTCCTCTGATTAGGGTCCAGTGTCCTCTAGTCCCTCCTCAGGGTCCTCAATTTGACACCTTGCAGGACCTGGGAATCAGCTCCCCTGAGGCTCTGCCCCATATGCGAGGTCCCCAGTCTGAGACCCGGATAACAGGAAGTCCGCCCCCATACCAGGTCTCCAGTCTGAATCCCAGGTGTCCGGAAGTCTGCCTTCTGCACCAGGTCCCCAGTCTGAGACCTGGATGTCAGGAAGTGAGACCATGCATGTTAGGCTCATCCTACCCCAGGATCGCCAAGGACCAATAGCAGCTACAGGCTTCTTTTAGGTCTCCTCTGACTTGGGTCCAGGATCCCCTCAGTCCTCCCTCAAGGTCCTCATCTTGAAACCCTAGAGGAGCTGGGCTTCTTCCCTCTGCTCACCTGAGGACACGCCCCCTCTCCCAGGTCCCCAGTTTCTCTGAGACCTGGATGCCAGGAAATGCAGCATGTGCTCATCCACCCTCTGTGCTCCCTGAGCCTTGATGTGAGGGTCCTACCTCTGGTCAACACAAGGGGCATCCCCAGATCTGCCAGGGCTCAAGATGAGGTCCCTGAGGGAGGATATAAGGAACCCCACAGATCCCTACCCCTGCTGTCAGCCCTGGGCCACCCTGGTGGTGGGATGAGCACTTGGCAGCCTGTTCTGACTTCCGCATCTGTGTCTCAGATACATTAGGCAACTGTCAGAAGGGGCAGGGCCTCAACTGGGCAGAGGGGAAGATCTTAGTTCTTTGGAGGGTCAAGGTGAGGATGCTGAGGGAGGACTGAGGGGACCCTGAACCCCAGAGCAGAGTGGGCTCTGGGAGGACATAGGGTGGATGAACATATGCTGCATTTCCTGACACTCAGGTCTCAGAGAGACTGGGAATCTGGTATAGGGAGTGTAATTCCTGACATTCCAGGTCTCAGAGAGACTGGGATCCTGGTATAAGGGCTGGGACCTTAGTAGTGGACAGGAGAGAATCCGTCCTGAGGGAGGACTGAAGGGACCCTGAGGAAGGACTGTCAGAAGCCCACAGATCCCCGCCCCTTTTGTTGACCCTGGGAGCTCCTAGGGTGAGAAGAGCACACTAGGCCTGTCCTGACTTCCTGACATCAGGGTCTATGAGAGACTGGGGACTTGGTGTGAGGAGCAGTGGCTTAGGCGGGGAGAGGACAAAGCCCaggtgagttggctcttcccatcaggtggccaaagtattggagcttcagctttaacaccAGTGCTTCCAATGggtatcagggttgatttcctttaggattcactggcttgatctccttgctgtccaagggctctcaagagtcttctccagcaccacagtagtactattttatacatagtagtgtgtatctgttaatcccaaactcctaatttatcccttcccctgcttttccctttggtaaccataattttgttctgagtctttctgctttgtaaataatttcatttgtatcatctttttagactgtgtgttgtgtgtgtgtgtgtgtgtgtgtgtgtgtgtgtgtgtgtgtgtgcatgtgtgtgtgtctgtctgtctgtgtgtctgtgtgtgtatgccacatcttctttatccagtcatctgtcaatggacatttaggttgcttccatatcttggctgttgtaaatagtgctgcaatgaacattggggtgcatgtatcttttcaaactagagTTTTTGTCCTTTCCAGGTATATattcaggagtgggattgctggatcatatggtagttctgtttgtagttgtttaaggaacctccatactgttcttcatattGAGTGTACCAATTTacttttccaccaacagtgtacaagggttctcttttctatgcaccctctctagcatttagtctttgtaggttttttgatggtggccattctttccagtgtaaggtgatacttcattggagttttgatttgcatttgtctgataattaagaatgttgagcatcttttcatgtgcctttggcatctgtgtctttggagaaagggtctcctttggagaaaagtTTTCATGTCAGGGTCACACAGGCTGGGTGGCTCAAACTACAAACTGTGTTGGTTCAGGAAGCCAGCAACCAATGTGGAGGGGTCAGCTGATGTTGGCTCTTGTGAGGGCTGTGGAGAGAGTCTGTCCCATCTCTCCCCTCTCACTTCCAGGGCATTTCTGGCCATGGTGGGTGTGCCTGGGCTTGGGCTTCCTCTTCACCCGGAGTTGTCCCATGTGCTCGTCTGTCTCTAAATGCGTCATTTGTATGGGGACAGCCATCCTGTTAGAGGAGGGTCCATCCTAATGAGCTCACTTGATCTCCATCAGCTCTGTGAAGACCTTTCCTTTGTCTATAAGGTCACACTGAGGTACTTGGGATTGAGACTCCAGCACCTGAACTGAAGGGACATGATGTGACTCCTCACACCCTACAAACACTCTGAAGTAGGAACACACTGGAATGTTCCAAGGATGGAAGGATGGCCTTCATAGCTACCACGGGTGAATCTAGGGTGCTGGATAGGAGCCAGCTGGCTAGATAGCAGCAGGCTGCTGGGGTAGGAGCCAGATCATGTGGGACCTTGTGGGCCTGTCTGTTGTGCTTGGGGAAGGGAAGGCCCAGGAGGCCCTAGACTGGGTGCCTCTGGGACCATGTCCCCATCCTCATAGTCACACGGAAATGGAGGCTTCCAGCTAGAGATGCTGAGAATCTACTGAGGTTCAGGCCTGCGGCTCTGCTCCCCTGCcttcaccccactccagtaaacaGGGACCCCCCCTCCAGATACAAGGGAAGAAGTGAGGAAAGAGGTGCATGTGGTCAGGTCCCCTGTACTCATGGGATATCTCTCTATCCCTGGCACCTCCTCAGCCTTGGAAAGATGTGAGAGTAACCTAGTGGGTTATTTGAGGTTTGAATTCGGTAATCCCTGTGTAGTGCCATTCCAGTGCACCTGTCCCAGTAGTTCCTGCTCTCCTTAATTCTTTCTCTAGGCTCTAGGTGGGGGCTGGGGCATCTACTGATAGTGGAGGCAGTGGTGTGGGAAGGGCTGCAAGGAAGGTGATTCCCAAAGGCATGGGGAAGACACCTGGCAGGGCCATCCAGGGCCAAGGCCAGATTGGTTAGCACAGATCTGCGCTCAGCAGGCCTGGACTAAGATGGGAGCTCTGCAGAGCATGAGCAGGGATGGGGCCAGGGAGTTGAGAAGTACAGTGGGGGcagtggtggggcggggggaagcCAAGCCCAGGACTGTGCCTGTCTGTGCTGGGAGAGGACCAGAGCCTGGCCACTGGGCTGTGAAGCCAGGGGGCTTGCCCTCCCTCCTCAGTGCTCCCAGGGTTTCAGGGCCCTCTGTCTTAGAGCTCACCATGTGCCTCTCTCCCGCTGTCCCGCCCTCCTTCCTGACCTCCTCACAGACTGCATGTGATGGATGGGTCCTCTGGGTTGCCAACCCCCGTCAGTGGACAGTGTGGAGATGGATGGAAGGAGCCAGCCCTCTGTGATGAAACcccgctgccccccacccccccacccccgcattcTGTGTCAGCAGGCTTAGAGACCTTTGAGAGAGGCTGCCCCACAGGGAGCTGGCTACAGGAATTCCACCCACCCCTCACAGAGATCCACACCCCACTCCTGAGCTGCACTGTCAGCCCCCTTGGGGCTGTGCTCAGTCTCCATCAGGAGGGCAGTAGCCAGCTGCCAAAGTTCCCTGTTGGGGTTGGGGGCATCTGGGGCCCAGCCCTGAGGCTCCCATCCCTGCTGCCCACAACACCCCCTCCCCCTGGAACCTGCCTTGGGATTTGTCCTGCCTGCCCCCCACTCAGAGTGGCTTAGGCCCAGGTCCTGATGACCTCTGGAAGTCTTTATCTGGAAGTCCCAGAGTAGCATCCCCTTCCATGGTGCTTTAGGTGGAGCCAGCAGGACTTGATGCAGACCCTGGGCGAATCTCCTCGTGGTGAGTCAGTAGTAATCATTGCCATGGAAGTGCAGGGCACATGTTAATGATCCTGAGATGTATCAGACCATTCCCTGTGGAATCCCACATGTTGGAGTAAACTCAGGGTCTTGTGAATGTGACTGTGAGGTCCTGGCTTTTGAGCCTGAGTGTGAGAGGCAGAGGGGTGTCTGGTCAGCCACCCGTGCAGCCAGCTAGGACTTCGGTGTCCCTAGTTGGACTGTTTGAGCAGAGGACAGTCTCTAGCCAATGGCTGGGACGACGCTCTCCCAGGCGCCAGAGGCCCCAGACTTCAATGAGGATTCAGAAAGTAACCTAGCAGGAGAAGGCTTGGGGGTCACAGGGGTGCAGGCTGCAAAGGGGGTCAGTGCCCCATAGAGGTGGAAGCAGCAAGTCCCTGGAGATCTCATCAGACCTGCCCAGGGCTGGCtgggagagggagtggggagcAGATGCCACTGCAGGTGAGCTGCTGCCCCGGCCTCCATGAGGACATCTGTGCTCTGGGGCCAAGGCTGAGACTATAGCCCCACGGGACACTCCAGGATGATGTATATGTGGCAGCTCTCATGGCAGGTACTCCTCATGCACCTTATGGGATATGACTGTTAGGTGTGGTTGGGTTTTTGCTCTGGGTACATAAGAACTTCAGGCCTTTGGCTGCTAGGAGGCCCAAACTGCACTGTCCCCACCAACTTATCTGGAAGTCATTTCCAGGATCCAGCATCTTTAGCAGCAGCCTCTGTGTGGAAACACACCACCATGTTCCCAAGCTGATCTTGCCCAGGGCATCACAGATTGGACAGGTGCCTCCCCTGGGTTAAGGATTCTCAGTGAATGTTCTGCTCCTCTGTGAAGACCTCTATGTTTCGTTGTGGAttctctggaggctcagtgttaataatctgcctgcgtgtgggagacacaagttcgattcctgtgtGGGAAGATActcttgaggaggaaatggcagcccactgcagtattcttgcctgggaaatcccatggacagaggagcacggaGGGGTGgggctacagcacatggggtcgcaaagagtcagacaccactgaacgactgagcatgctGAGATGTACACCAAGCTAAAGGTTTGCTCTGGACCCTTGTAACTTTGGCAAGACACTGGCCCCTGCCTGGATCTTGACAGATTTCTTCTGTGGCAAACACCGGCAGACATCTTAAAGTGGTTTTTGAGCAAGTACAGGGTTCCAGGTCTACACCTGGCCTTGGTTGGTGGCTCTTGCCATATACAGGCAAAACATCTATGGGGATGGATCAGGGCAGTGTTTGTGGGGCTTGAGAAAAAAGTGGATCCAGAGATGTTTCTGTGGTGAAAGAGTCCAGGTTAGTATATGATATGGGATTGGAGGTTAAGGGAGAGGAAAAGCTGAAGGTAATTTAGGAAAGGTTGTTTCACCCTTACAGGTTCCCAGTGCTTGTGTTTGGTTTCCattctatttcctttatttatcatACTCAGCATCTTTTGCCCAAagtttccttatctttttttaatcaaaactgtcaatagactttattttgacCTTTTCCTTTGTAATCCTTTAAGATTTGAATAATATTTGTGAAAATAGTGGAATTCTCATATGCCCTCACCCAATTTCCCCTATTACTAACATCTTACATTAATATGATACATTTATTACAATTAATGAGGAAGTATTGATGCATTATTTATTATCAACTAAAGCCCACACTTTACTCAGATTTCTATAGGTTTTACCCGCTCCAGGATCCTGGCCAGGAAACCACCCTAACATTTAGTTGTAATGTCTCCTTGGGTTCCTCTTAGCTTTCACAGTTCTTTGTTTTGGAtgatcttgacagttttgaggagtactcAGTAGATGTTTTGAACAATGTCCCTTGATTGGGAGATTTGTCTGATATTTTACTCATGACTAGTCTGGGATTACGAGTTTGGGGGAGGGATATTACAGATGTTAAATCCCATTCTCAGCACATCATATCAAGTGTATATACTATTAGCACAATTGACCACTGATGGTGCTCTCATTGATCATCTGGCTGAGGTAGTGCTTGTCATGTGTCTATGCAATAAAGTGATTGTTTATGCCCCCTTTCCAGCCTgtcctctttggaagaaagtcaCGATGTGCAGTCCATGCTTCAGGGGTGGGGAGTTGTGCTCCACTTTGTAGAAGTGAGAGTGTCTGCATAAACTGGAATCTTTCTCAGTGGGAGATTTGTCTATCCTTGTTTGTGTAATtaagaaatcatttatttttctcagtatgGACTCATGGTATTTATACTACAGTTTGGGTTAAAATCcaaaacaattttatatattttcatttccaaattGTTCAGATTGGCCACTGGGAGCTCTTCCTGTCAGCTCCCTTTGTATATACCTTTGTCATACCCCTGAAAATGTTGCttccttttttgaaattttttgagcatttttttttcacaccctACAAAGATGCTCCAGGCTCATTTTCCATCTTTCCTGTCCCAATTCTAGAATCATAAATTTTTCCATGGAGCCCTTGTTCCTTTTATTGTCAAATGATATTGACAAAACTAGATCTGTACACTAAGTGTGCTCATTGATACTTAAGGGTCTTTGGTTCTGTGACCTCTTGGTGGTCAGAGCAAAGAATTGTATGTGTACTTCCTATCCTGTGTTTATTTATAGATCTAGAAATATTTTAGATGGTAATGATTTcatggatatgacaccaaaaacagaGTCAACAAAAACATAGATAAATtggacctcatcaaaattaaaaaaaaaaaaacctatgtgcATCAAAGAACACAATCAAggaagctaccatatgatccagcaattccacttctgagtgtataatcagaaggaaatgaaaataggatATCAAAAAGATATCTTCACTCCTAcatttattgcagcattgttcacaatatCCAAAATATGGATACAACCTAAGTGTCcgtcagtggatgaatggataaagaagatgcaacaTATTCAATATACAGCCATGTgagagaaggaaatcctgccatttgcaacaacttggAAGGACctccttgagggcattatgctaagtaaaataaatcagacagaaaaagataaatacagtttgttatcacttacatgtggagtctaaaaaggacaaactgggacttccctggtagtccagtggctaagactccacacttccaatgcagggggcacaggtttgatccctggttggggaactaagatcccacatgctgagcaccaaggccaaaaaaaaattttaaagataaatttaaaaagtaagaagggtaaacagagaaacagagaagagagtGGTGCTTGCCAAAGTTAGGGCATGGGGAAACAGGGAGAGATTGTTCACAGGGTACTAGACCCCACTTACAATACTAACAAATTTTGGGATCCAGTGTATAGCAGGATGCTTATAGCTCACAATTCTGTATCAAATACTAGACTATTGCTAAGAGAGAACTTTGacgttctcaccacaaaaaagaaatgtgacaaGATGGAGGTGGTAGCTAATACTATGTCAGTGATCATTTCACCATTTATAAATGTATCATATCAACATGGCAAGGTTTTTGCCTGAACTCTGTCCCTCCTTCCTAGTGAGGCTTCTCTTCTAGTGCAGTAAACCTCACTGCAATTGTGGTGTTGTTCACCCATATGATGCTTCCAGATTTCAGCAAAATACAGTTCTCATTGTGAGGAAAATTTTAAACGTCCCTTAGGAGATGCTGTCACTTCTGGCTCCAGCACACCATCCCACATGACACTCTGGAAACCAGTCTGCAGATCAGAATCCTTTCtgcttgctttaattttttaaagttggcaTCTGTACACTGTcagactttttaaatttcaaattcccTTACCTTCCCTGACTGAACAGCAGGAATACCTAATGGGACTAGAGGACACATGCAGGTTAAGAATCACTTTCCTGGTTCAAAGATTTATTACTCAGAAAGCGTCACCTCTCCCCCCACATGCAAATAGAGAACAATGTGAGTCCATTCCCCAGCTTTGACGATTACCACCACACAGTCAAGTTTAGTGAACACCACATGACAGAGCAAGATGCAACAGAGCAGCAGACATAGGTGGAGGCTGTCTAACAGTATCTCCATAGTGCTCTGCTCTCCTAGAGTCCTATTCTGAATTTTGCACGTGGTCTATGGCCCTCAAGTGTAATAGGTCTTGTATATTTTCATCAATTGAACTGTCTTTGAAGTGAACTTGAAACACACTTGATTAATCCTTCACAAAGTGATGAATTACTCTTGGTTCCAGTTATCTGAATGAAGCGATACAGAGAGAGACCCACCTGCCCTGGATTAGAGCCAGGGCCTCCCCGCCCAGAGGTCAGGAGCCAGAAACTCTCCCAAAGAGATGAGCATCTATGTTACAATATCTGTAGAGATAATAAACAGAGACCTTCATTCTTGATGTAGAGGAACCTTAGTTCTTGGTCACATTGCCCTGACCGTGGGCATCCCAGGCCATTTCCTCAGCTCTAGGGTTGAACCCAAAGTCCAGGTTTACAGAGGCCAGGACAAGGCCACTCTACCCCTGCTTCAACTTATCTGAGTCTTTCCCACTCTCCCTCCACAAAACCCTTTTTGCCAAACCCTGCCAGCTGGGAGGGGCTGCACAGAGAGCTGGCTCTCCAGGGTGAGATCTTGAGGACACCCTTTTCCCCCTCTGGGAACTGGAGAAATGATCTGTAACATGGTAACTCCATGGCTCCCACTGAGTGTTAGCAGTTGCTCCTGTGATGAGTAAACGCCAATGTCTGCAGAAGCTGTGCTGAACTGAGAGTGGCTGTGATTGATTTCCTAGAACTCCATCGCTTTCTTGTAGGAGTCCATGAAATTGTCCTTTTATTTGAGAAAAGGACCATGATATTCAAATAGCTGTGCACCCCACCCTTAACTCAGTGGACAGTCAGAGTGTCCTGCCCTGTGTGGAGCTCAAGAGTAAAGTGGTGAGGGATAAAGAGGGACTCGTGGTTGCCACAACCTAGTtggatgttttaaattattttggacactcagcatgcaggatcttagttccccaaccagggatcaaactcatgccccctgcagttgAAGGACAGAGTCCTACCCATTGGACCATGAGGGAAATACCTACAATACTGTTAGCAATTATGCCTCAAACTTGTCaatgtcataaaaaaaaataggaaagtctgagaaactcaCTGCAAAGAGAAGTTTAAGGAAATATGACAGCTACATAGACTGTGGTATGCTGGATGTGAAATGATCCTCTAACAAAAAAAGAACACGGGGTAAAGactactaaatataaaaatataatataagcTAATtactattataatattataaatattaaatatattgatgCTTAATATTAAGTAAATTGATCAATTAAGTAACTAAATTaattataaacattaaatatgactacattaacaaaattattatgaatataatacaaaaataaaatacaaaatctatCTCACAGAAAATATGGCCTacaaagtcaaaaatatttacaatttagCCATTTACCGGgaaagtttgctgatccctggTGTAAAGCAAAATAGCATGAATATACTGAGGGATTTATAACATGGGTAGAAGCAAAAGCCCCAGGCCCAGATCTGTAACCCTGTGGTGGAAGACTCAATAACAGCATGGCAGACACCTAAAACTTTGAGGGAGGGTGGTATTTCTCTCTGTAAAGAAAAACTTCTGTGAGAAGTGACTGTTGTGCTATTTTTGTATTATCTCACCACTTGGTCATCTAGGTGAATCCATTCAAGATGAGTACAAAAC contains these protein-coding regions:
- the LOC110145872 gene encoding melanoma-associated antigen 9-like, which produces MEMSELSKPEEDLQGPGKAQGPVEVQLLEAEVGEAASPSASSPTVSSSAPGEALPQEALKEMITNLMNFLLLKYRAKEQTSQAEMLEKVLKDNQEHFPVIFRQASECLQLVFGVEVTVVYPRVDTYAMIPALGLTCDVMLSGGQGLPKAGLLVLVLSLIMRNGDPTPEEVVWGALSRMGVCVGREHSIFGEPKELLSQVWVQEGYLEYRQVPDSDPAHYKFLWGPRAYAETSKWKVMAFVLRVRQRA